In bacterium, the following are encoded in one genomic region:
- a CDS encoding PIN domain-containing protein produces the protein MGADIEGVFIDTSAWIDAFRDENSAAAATIGHLTQQGQALTGGPVLFEILRGLRPDERRRVVPLLDAIPRLPFTEKDWTEAGALDMRLRSRGTTLPRLDVLIAHICLKNALPIYTPDRHFDAVPGLALYRSPLHRQ, from the coding sequence GTGGGCGCTGATATTGAAGGTGTTTTTATCGACACGTCGGCCTGGATCGATGCGTTTCGCGATGAAAACTCCGCCGCGGCGGCCACGATTGGCCATTTGACCCAGCAGGGGCAAGCGCTGACCGGCGGACCCGTCCTGTTCGAGATTCTCCGCGGGCTGCGGCCCGACGAACGACGTCGCGTCGTGCCGCTTCTGGATGCGATTCCGCGATTGCCATTTACCGAAAAGGATTGGACCGAGGCGGGTGCGCTTGATATGCGCTTGCGAAGTCGGGGCACGACGTTGCCGCGCCTGGATGTGTTGATAGCGCATATTTGCCTTAAAAACGCGCTCCCGATTTACACGCCGGATCGTCATTTCGATGCGGTGCCGGGGCTCGCGTTGTACAGGTCGCCGTTGCACCGTCAATGA
- a CDS encoding type II toxin-antitoxin system VapB family antitoxin, protein MRTNVTLDESLVRELQKLSGAKTKTAAVTQAVEEQIRRAKLKKLVSLFGHIQVDEEGLKRQAKADAERDRLISGKRGRRGR, encoded by the coding sequence ATGAGGACCAACGTGACGCTCGACGAATCGCTCGTGAGGGAACTGCAAAAGCTGTCCGGCGCCAAAACGAAAACCGCCGCGGTGACGCAGGCCGTCGAGGAGCAGATTCGGCGCGCGAAGTTAAAAAAACTCGTGAGCTTGTTTGGCCACATCCAGGTGGACGAGGAAGGCCTGAAACGACAAGCGAAGGCCGACGCGGAACGCGATCGGCTGATATCGGGGAAGCGGGGGAGGCGTGGGCGCTGA
- a CDS encoding protein kinase — MYEKGDLIDERYLVFDVRRGGMGIVYLCEDTRAGGRPVRVAAKTLLPELHKVPGASARFYNEAILWVELGKHPNILQALYVKRIGGFPFIFMEFVEGAKDRGVDLSSWIRGGALPVTVALNFALQFCNGMVRAQRFFEARGLRFAHRDVKPQNILVNHRLRVKITDFGLSKAMPDGQGDALDRTRFQRISSDSDLSQAGTIVGTPRYMAPEQWRDSSEADLRSDVYSFGCVLHEVLTGKPLFRGDKLRDIKAAHFTGIPAPPSETVSDIPPRLDRIVLKCVRKEPEARYADFAELFGALAEVFREVGGDVSWTDPGALRADPESADELLNKSLSLFELGRKEDGVRLFARAIGEDRRSPAPGAAASGRPRRLVKRTTIDDPVEALPERSPRRSAPAVKPDDPTMIPPDAAPTMMPNADVALPGRPPSSAPGRPGTSVRRALKDPDPL; from the coding sequence ATGTACGAAAAAGGCGATCTGATCGACGAGCGCTACCTCGTCTTCGACGTGCGGCGCGGGGGCATGGGGATCGTGTACCTGTGCGAGGACACACGAGCCGGCGGCCGCCCCGTGCGCGTGGCCGCGAAAACGCTTTTGCCCGAGTTGCACAAGGTCCCCGGCGCGTCGGCGCGTTTCTATAACGAGGCAATCCTCTGGGTGGAGCTCGGCAAACATCCCAACATCCTGCAGGCGCTCTACGTCAAACGCATCGGCGGATTCCCGTTCATTTTCATGGAATTCGTCGAGGGCGCGAAGGATCGCGGCGTCGATCTTTCGAGTTGGATCCGGGGCGGCGCGCTGCCCGTCACCGTCGCGCTCAATTTCGCGCTTCAGTTCTGCAACGGCATGGTGCGCGCGCAGCGGTTTTTCGAGGCGCGCGGGCTGCGTTTCGCGCATCGGGACGTGAAGCCGCAAAACATCCTCGTGAACCATCGGCTCCGCGTGAAAATCACCGATTTCGGGCTATCCAAGGCAATGCCCGACGGCCAGGGCGACGCGCTGGATCGCACGCGCTTTCAGCGGATTTCCTCGGACAGCGATCTGTCGCAAGCGGGCACCATCGTGGGCACGCCGCGTTACATGGCGCCCGAACAGTGGCGCGATTCGAGCGAGGCCGATCTTCGAAGCGACGTGTATTCGTTCGGGTGCGTGCTGCATGAAGTGCTCACCGGCAAGCCACTCTTTCGCGGCGACAAGCTGCGCGATATCAAGGCCGCGCATTTCACCGGCATCCCCGCGCCGCCCTCGGAGACTGTCAGCGACATCCCGCCGCGGCTCGATCGCATCGTTCTCAAGTGCGTTCGCAAGGAGCCCGAGGCACGGTACGCCGATTTCGCCGAGCTGTTCGGCGCGCTTGCGGAGGTTTTTCGCGAAGTGGGGGGCGACGTTTCGTGGACCGATCCGGGCGCGCTCCGGGCCGATCCCGAATCGGCCGACGAGTTATTGAACAAGAGCCTTTCGCTGTTCGAACTGGGCCGCAAGGAAGACGGCGTGCGCCTGTTCGCGCGGGCGATCGGAGAAGACCGCCGGAGCCCCGCGCCGGGCGCCGCCGCATCGGGCCGGCCACGGCGGCTTGTGAAACGAACGACGATCGACGATCCCGTCGAGGCGCTCCCGGAGCGATCGCCGCGCCGATCCGCGCCGGCGGTCAAACCCGACGATCCCACCATGATTCCGCCGGACGCGGCGCCCACCATGATGCCGAACGCGGACGTGGCGCTGCCGGGCCGGCCGCCTTCGAGCGCGCCCGGCCGCCCGGGGACAAGCGTTCGCCGCGCGCTTAAGGATCCGGATCCGTTATGA
- a CDS encoding HD domain-containing protein — MNSTQTRIPASPPAASARTRRAGQERFRRITDEAAEMIKLASALIETIGYASGIYRLYTREHRLAISASRDLLQRVRALFINRRMVTIDVGLRRFLVYQLPIYEVGASGGEFHALLRRLEIGGLTFLEGVDLRQVVEFVAALGQMTGRDKRREWLVDALAAANVTGIVIEPPLVDEAPKSGEREEEDEGGGLVQSIRVKIDDRMIPDARRVYAYAAMFVADMMTGTTRPEHINLRDLNRISKNLAEILLKHPNDLTALAVACRQDEYSYRHAVNVAIFGGRVAATVFSEPTQVAEFVRIALLYDLGKGHEGQPLVDRGGELSPEEFEVMKRHPLISADILDRVIELDKLAVVVAFEHHIGGKNGYPPADGNWEINLVTRLVRVAEAFDSLIGNTGHRNPLLPRDAFARLREEYRGTGEAPLLDQLIASLGVYPPGLVVTLSNGEVGVVVRPSGRNPLTPIVAAVSTPDGVLLEMPVRRRTDGDVRLTGVLPIEDVPFNPLDYYPFHIRNTGEESDAGE, encoded by the coding sequence ATGAACTCGACGCAAACCCGCATCCCGGCAAGCCCGCCCGCGGCGAGCGCCCGCACGCGCCGCGCCGGCCAGGAGCGCTTCCGCCGCATCACCGACGAAGCGGCGGAGATGATCAAGCTTGCGTCCGCGCTGATCGAGACGATCGGCTACGCCAGCGGCATCTACCGCCTGTACACGCGCGAACATCGCCTGGCGATCTCCGCGTCGCGCGACCTTTTGCAGCGCGTGCGCGCCTTGTTCATCAACCGCCGCATGGTGACGATCGACGTCGGGCTGCGCCGCTTTCTCGTCTATCAGCTCCCGATCTACGAGGTGGGCGCCTCCGGCGGCGAATTCCACGCGCTCCTGCGCCGCCTCGAGATCGGCGGGCTGACGTTCCTAGAGGGCGTCGATCTGCGGCAGGTCGTCGAGTTCGTCGCCGCTCTCGGGCAGATGACCGGGCGCGACAAAAGGCGTGAGTGGCTCGTGGACGCGCTCGCCGCGGCGAACGTCACCGGCATCGTCATCGAGCCGCCGCTCGTGGACGAGGCGCCCAAAAGCGGCGAACGCGAGGAGGAGGACGAAGGCGGCGGTCTGGTGCAGAGCATCCGCGTCAAAATCGATGACCGCATGATTCCCGACGCGCGCCGCGTTTACGCCTACGCCGCCATGTTCGTCGCCGACATGATGACCGGCACGACGCGGCCGGAGCACATCAACCTGCGCGACTTGAACCGCATCTCGAAGAATCTCGCCGAGATTCTGCTCAAACACCCGAACGACCTCACCGCGCTCGCGGTCGCGTGCCGGCAGGACGAATATTCGTATCGGCACGCGGTCAACGTGGCGATCTTCGGCGGGCGCGTCGCCGCGACCGTGTTTTCCGAGCCGACGCAGGTCGCGGAGTTTGTCCGCATCGCGCTTCTTTATGACCTCGGCAAGGGGCACGAGGGCCAGCCGCTTGTCGATCGCGGCGGCGAGCTGTCGCCGGAGGAATTCGAGGTGATGAAACGGCATCCGCTCATCTCCGCGGACATCCTCGACCGCGTCATCGAGCTCGACAAGCTCGCCGTCGTCGTGGCGTTCGAGCATCACATCGGCGGGAAAAACGGTTATCCGCCCGCTGACGGGAACTGGGAGATCAATCTCGTCACGCGCCTGGTGCGCGTCGCGGAGGCGTTTGACTCGCTGATCGGCAACACCGGCCATCGAAATCCGCTCCTGCCCCGGGACGCCTTCGCCCGGCTGCGCGAGGAATATCGGGGGACCGGCGAAGCGCCTCTGCTCGACCAGCTCATCGCGTCACTCGGCGTGTATCCGCCGGGCCTTGTCGTCACGTTGTCGAACGGCGAGGTCGGCGTCGTCGTTCGCCCGTCCGGCCGAAACCCGCTGACCCCGATCGTCGCCGCCGTATCGACGCCCGACGGCGTCCTTCTCGAAATGCCGGTCCGCCGGCGCACCGACGGCGACGTTCGCCTGACCGGCGTGCTGCCCATCGAGGACGTGCCGTTCAATCCGCTCGATTACTACCCGTTTCACATCAGGAATACGGGCGAGGAAAGCGACGCGGGGGAATAG
- a CDS encoding glycosyltransferase family 39 protein, with protein MDPRPHRRRLVALALLLIVGLGWVRFFSVLLTDRIPPVYDPANLAAISGYLAEAVAGARPGVALTAFLDSIVPWDYPPLIHLTALPFLLSIDHSKAAEFSLAVYLALLLVATFFIARRMAGDMAGLLAAALALFVPHLDAFSRIYMPDLPLAALTACFMAVLFASDGFTRRPAVLGLALCVTAGMLVKQTFVVYVGPPLAVYLMWSWITAAEQRAVVRRHLALFAVAGGVVPLAYYIPILPGFLDYWQAMHTFVIKESGDVQYRIFYYPKLFYQSAAGPILTALAFGGLLAARKSREWACLAVWPAIPLLAIDWYQPELSARYLLPILPAIGVAITAGFARLCENRSRVFAAVSAAGVLASAAAGFGLHLASLPQDAFDFDDFHARLQRRGMPRARTLFWSTEKLADFIIEQNETDRPVVLLINSPYTEALGYRLRERNPYARVDNLIARMGIGAAIAGVSRLADMKLYFANSGIVVLHSMWEEDVQYINYPTWENPRPALEVIRYFKTRRNHFRLVGRFDYPEGLGRLLVYKREPKIVETLSDKNGDGVPDHYEKRINEVLVERKDDDNQDSHWEVWALIDVKGRDYMHLGDHNNDGIVNYWEVRDRGTVVVRSGDRDRDGLPDEKLPGDIPFVGVEIHPTAREIWNLGRPLTRKEAEARWSFPIAERWPDLDEDE; from the coding sequence ATGGACCCGCGCCCCCATCGCCGGCGTCTTGTCGCGCTTGCTCTTTTGCTGATCGTCGGGCTCGGATGGGTTCGCTTTTTTTCCGTACTTCTGACCGACCGAATCCCGCCGGTTTATGACCCTGCCAACCTGGCGGCCATCTCCGGCTATCTGGCCGAGGCCGTGGCCGGCGCGCGTCCCGGCGTGGCGCTGACGGCCTTTCTCGATTCGATCGTTCCCTGGGACTACCCGCCGCTCATCCACCTGACGGCGCTGCCGTTTCTGCTTTCGATCGACCACTCCAAGGCGGCGGAATTTTCGCTGGCCGTTTATCTGGCGCTACTGCTGGTAGCGACGTTTTTCATCGCGCGCCGCATGGCGGGCGACATGGCGGGGCTTCTCGCGGCGGCGCTCGCACTTTTCGTTCCGCACCTGGACGCCTTTTCGCGCATCTACATGCCCGACCTGCCGCTGGCGGCGCTCACGGCGTGCTTCATGGCCGTGCTTTTCGCCTCGGACGGTTTTACCCGCCGCCCCGCGGTGCTCGGCCTCGCGCTGTGCGTCACCGCCGGCATGCTCGTCAAGCAGACGTTTGTCGTTTACGTCGGCCCGCCGCTTGCCGTGTATTTGATGTGGAGTTGGATAACCGCCGCCGAACAGCGTGCCGTCGTCCGGCGTCACCTGGCCTTGTTTGCCGTCGCCGGCGGCGTCGTGCCGCTCGCGTATTACATCCCGATCCTGCCGGGTTTTCTCGATTACTGGCAGGCGATGCACACCTTTGTCATCAAGGAATCGGGCGATGTGCAGTACCGCATTTTCTATTACCCGAAGTTGTTCTACCAAAGCGCCGCCGGTCCGATCCTGACGGCGCTTGCGTTCGGCGGTCTTCTCGCAGCGCGCAAATCTCGCGAATGGGCGTGCCTTGCCGTCTGGCCGGCGATTCCGCTTCTGGCCATCGACTGGTATCAGCCGGAGCTTTCCGCGCGCTACCTTCTTCCGATCCTTCCCGCGATCGGGGTGGCGATCACCGCCGGCTTCGCGCGCTTATGCGAGAATCGCTCGCGCGTCTTCGCGGCGGTGAGCGCGGCGGGCGTGCTGGCATCGGCGGCGGCGGGATTCGGCCTTCATCTCGCGTCGCTTCCGCAAGACGCCTTCGATTTCGACGATTTCCACGCGCGCCTGCAGCGTCGGGGCATGCCGCGGGCTCGAACGCTCTTTTGGTCCACGGAAAAGCTCGCCGACTTCATCATCGAACAAAATGAGACCGATCGCCCGGTCGTCCTTCTGATCAACTCGCCCTACACCGAAGCGCTTGGTTACCGCCTCCGCGAACGCAATCCTTACGCCCGCGTCGACAACCTCATCGCCCGCATGGGCATCGGCGCGGCGATCGCGGGCGTCAGCCGGCTAGCGGACATGAAGCTGTACTTCGCGAATTCGGGGATCGTCGTGTTGCACTCGATGTGGGAGGAGGACGTCCAGTACATCAACTACCCCACCTGGGAAAACCCGCGTCCCGCGCTCGAGGTGATTCGTTATTTCAAGACCCGCCGAAACCATTTTCGCCTCGTCGGGCGATTTGACTATCCCGAAGGCCTGGGGCGACTTCTCGTTTACAAACGCGAGCCGAAGATCGTCGAGACGTTGTCCGACAAAAACGGAGACGGCGTGCCCGACCACTACGAGAAGCGCATCAACGAGGTGCTGGTGGAGCGCAAGGACGACGACAACCAGGACAGCCACTGGGAGGTCTGGGCGCTCATCGACGTCAAGGGGCGCGATTACATGCACCTTGGCGATCACAACAACGACGGCATCGTGAATTATTGGGAGGTGCGCGACAGGGGGACGGTTGTCGTTCGGTCCGGCGACCGCGATCGCGACGGCCTGCCCGACGAAAAGCTGCCCGGCGATATCCCGTTTGTCGGTGTCGAAATCCACCCCACGGCCCGCGAGATCTGGAACCTCGGCCGGCCGCTCACGCGAAAGGAGGCCGAGGCGCGCTGGTCCTTCCCGATCGCGGAGCGCTGGCCGGATCTGGACGAGGACGAATGA
- a CDS encoding formylglycine-generating enzyme family protein, with protein sequence MTRALIVSIAILAAAIALADDAPVDMIAVPAGAFTMGSERNPDEQPVHRVHLAAFRIDRTEVTQAEFARFLNEIGDHETGCGGRRCVTIESEHPRAVITRSADGYAAHERFANHPATFVTWHGASAYCASRQKRLPTEAEWEKAARGDADPAFYPWGEENDAARVVDADTRYGGRQRTRTVGSFPANASPFGALDMAGNVMEWVSDAYRSDCYARHAKENPVCVTDPETGAPRVLRGGSFYNNLDGLKVGKRYHDLPDASQGNYGFRCAASP encoded by the coding sequence ATGACGCGAGCGCTTATCGTTTCAATCGCGATTCTCGCCGCGGCGATCGCCCTCGCGGATGACGCGCCGGTCGATATGATCGCCGTTCCCGCCGGAGCGTTCACGATGGGAAGCGAGCGCAATCCGGACGAGCAGCCCGTGCATCGCGTCCATCTTGCGGCGTTTCGCATCGACCGCACGGAGGTGACGCAAGCCGAATTCGCGCGCTTTCTAAACGAGATCGGCGATCACGAAACCGGGTGCGGCGGGCGGCGGTGCGTGACGATCGAGAGCGAACACCCGCGCGCCGTGATCACGAGGTCGGCGGACGGCTATGCGGCCCACGAGCGTTTTGCGAATCACCCGGCCACGTTCGTCACCTGGCACGGCGCGTCGGCGTATTGCGCAAGCCGGCAAAAGCGCCTGCCGACGGAGGCCGAGTGGGAAAAGGCCGCGCGCGGCGACGCGGACCCGGCGTTTTATCCGTGGGGCGAGGAGAACGATGCGGCGCGCGTGGTCGACGCCGATACGCGATACGGCGGCCGGCAGCGCACCCGGACGGTCGGTTCATTTCCGGCGAACGCGAGCCCCTTTGGCGCGCTCGACATGGCGGGCAACGTGATGGAGTGGGTGAGCGACGCGTATCGATCGGACTGCTACGCGCGCCATGCGAAAGAGAATCCCGTTTGCGTCACGGATCCCGAAACCGGCGCGCCTCGCGTCCTGCGCGGCGGGTCGTTCTACAACAATCTCGACGGGTTGAAGGTCGGAAAGCGCTATCACGACCTTCCCGACGCATCGCAGGGAAATTACGGATTCCGGTGCGCGGCGTCGCCGTGA
- a CDS encoding SGNH/GDSL hydrolase family protein: MRRRKAGAYRESAAVAVLLAFALIEGAARVVAARPGLDPRAIIEENTRVPFEAFEERENTLGLRAAEMYELLGRPGKRVLCIGDSTTWGFGLDPGKAWPARLEAILNERSADSVLVLNAGRPGWATHSARAEIVEQRGLIERFEPEIVVIGLGWNDISFVREGVEMTAFRVWRHRARSLMIDRIRFLTFFEAATQEWHDARHRARYERYPVIPDHPDVEGYAEGLTEFIRAVRARSPARILVLGQPAAPGKIGLFVRNFQSNEAMESFYLHKSIIARARTIAADEGAAFADLAPVLEAAGGDDLFLELMHPNAAGYEVWARHLAERFVAEGWAP; encoded by the coding sequence ATGAGGCGACGAAAAGCCGGTGCGTACCGTGAGAGCGCGGCCGTGGCGGTCCTCCTCGCGTTCGCCCTCATCGAAGGCGCCGCGCGGGTGGTCGCGGCGCGGCCGGGGCTCGATCCGCGCGCGATCATCGAGGAGAACACGCGCGTTCCCTTCGAGGCGTTCGAGGAGCGCGAAAACACGCTCGGCCTGCGTGCGGCGGAGATGTACGAGCTGCTCGGCCGGCCGGGAAAGCGCGTGCTGTGCATCGGCGATTCGACGACGTGGGGATTCGGCCTTGACCCCGGCAAGGCGTGGCCCGCGCGCCTGGAGGCGATTCTCAACGAGCGAAGCGCCGACAGCGTGCTTGTTCTGAACGCCGGGCGGCCCGGCTGGGCGACGCACAGCGCGCGCGCGGAGATCGTCGAGCAGCGCGGATTGATCGAACGCTTTGAGCCCGAGATTGTGGTGATCGGCCTGGGGTGGAACGACATCTCGTTCGTGCGCGAGGGCGTGGAGATGACGGCCTTTCGCGTGTGGCGGCATCGCGCGCGGTCGTTAATGATCGACCGCATCCGCTTTCTGACCTTTTTCGAAGCCGCGACGCAGGAGTGGCACGACGCGCGCCACCGCGCCCGCTACGAGCGCTATCCCGTCATCCCCGATCACCCGGACGTGGAGGGGTACGCCGAAGGGCTGACCGAGTTCATCCGCGCGGTGCGCGCGCGATCGCCCGCGCGGATTCTCGTGCTGGGGCAGCCCGCCGCGCCGGGGAAGATCGGATTGTTCGTCCGCAACTTCCAATCCAACGAAGCGATGGAGAGCTTTTATCTGCACAAGTCGATCATCGCTCGCGCGCGGACGATCGCGGCCGACGAGGGCGCGGCGTTCGCGGATCTCGCGCCCGTGCTCGAAGCCGCGGGCGGCGACGATCTCTTTCTCGAATTGATGCACCCCAACGCCGCGGGGTACGAGGTGTGGGCGCGCCATCTGGCCGAGCGATTCGTCGCCGAGGGGTGGGCGCCATGA
- a CDS encoding flippase-like domain-containing protein: MTPCADPAPEARRRSWTGLVPVLVSLLLLGALLTHFTGGDLLARVSAGWLVLALAASFFLNNLVGALKWREVLRLSRIQASYRELFPLWCGLQTASFFMPFQSGHLLYVLAIRKIKNLNLVEAAETIAYDKYLSAVGTCALIAGGQFLLPAGWPWPRLLVGGAAGAFVIAFFFDTRILRLAGRIEWIARRSRLVGHDASVAQKLRLLALAVVYQSSDVVTFYLAFRAMAIPVDTAVAVGAFPLVLLLSYVPITFSGIGAREALIVLLIGRALSFDESVASGIFVDLVEYVWPALAGVVFVRGLLRLLPRRAEGSA; the protein is encoded by the coding sequence ATGACCCCCTGCGCCGACCCGGCGCCGGAGGCGCGCCGCCGATCGTGGACGGGCCTTGTCCCTGTCCTCGTCAGCCTCCTGCTGCTCGGCGCTCTGCTGACGCACTTCACCGGCGGCGACCTGCTGGCGCGCGTCTCCGCCGGATGGCTCGTTCTGGCGCTTGCCGCGTCGTTTTTTCTGAACAATCTCGTCGGCGCGCTGAAGTGGCGCGAGGTGCTGCGCCTCTCCCGCATCCAGGCGTCGTATCGCGAACTGTTCCCGCTCTGGTGCGGCCTGCAGACGGCGAGCTTCTTCATGCCGTTTCAAAGCGGGCATCTGCTCTACGTGCTGGCGATCCGGAAGATCAAGAATCTCAATCTTGTCGAAGCGGCGGAGACGATCGCCTACGACAAGTATCTCTCCGCCGTCGGCACGTGCGCGCTCATCGCCGGGGGGCAGTTTCTTTTGCCGGCCGGTTGGCCGTGGCCGCGCCTTCTCGTCGGCGGCGCGGCGGGCGCGTTCGTCATCGCGTTCTTTTTCGATACCCGCATCCTGCGCCTGGCCGGCCGCATCGAATGGATCGCGCGGCGCTCGCGCCTTGTCGGGCACGACGCGAGCGTTGCGCAAAAGTTGCGGCTGCTGGCGCTGGCGGTCGTTTATCAGAGCTCGGATGTGGTGACGTTCTACCTCGCGTTTCGCGCGATGGCGATTCCGGTCGATACGGCCGTCGCCGTCGGCGCGTTTCCGCTGGTGCTTCTTCTCAGCTACGTCCCGATCACCTTCAGCGGCATCGGCGCGCGCGAGGCTCTGATCGTCCTTCTGATCGGCCGCGCGCTGTCGTTTGACGAGTCCGTCGCCTCGGGGATTTTTGTCGACCTCGTGGAATACGTCTGGCCCGCGCTCGCGGGCGTCGTTTTCGTGCGCGGCCTGCTGAGGCTTTTGCCGAGGCGCGCGGAGGGATCGGCATGA
- the asnB gene encoding asparagine synthase (glutamine-hydrolyzing): MCGIAGIVSLGTPISEDDRRDIRRMTELLRHRGPDTTGYFENEDVCFGNTRLSIIDLSDNAGLPMTNDDRGVCVTYNGEVTNFREIADEFALGEKYPFHSTSDTEVFLHLYEELGVEALSRLSGMFALGLYDKARRKVFVVRDFYGIRPLFHMTAGDRLYFASEIKCFMDLPRFDGTLDNEAVFHFLSLAYMPDVHTPWAQVRELQGSNLIEIDLAEKRQTLRPYYEIRYAPDESLTEADVRPELHARMRDSVRRNLISDAPLGLTLSGGFDTSSILALCRELGVNREVHTYSIVMDEPSFDESHYQKIMVDFARPIHHEIRVGPQDVAKTLVRHMAFLDEPNGDGAAIPSFLLAEHAREHVRVLLSGEGGDEIFNAYETHMAFKARKLYRRYVPGPIRMLARKTAHALPVSMEKLSFDFVAKRFTTGAEMSAPEAHLYWRHVLTDEDKLRLMPGSEAYRPTHAFFSDIFDASDFKYGLDKISLVDIRQYFIGDLMVKNDRMMMAHSIEARFPWMDRLLLEYVSTIPPHLRMKGFTRRYVQKQAMKGSVPRRIYRRQNMGLEMPHSIWFFHGLKPVVDRYFTKKNVERFGIFSWPVLKELLDDHWAKKKDNGRALWCILMYMIWFDLFVENKDFKDYLA; encoded by the coding sequence ATGTGCGGCATTGCGGGCATTGTCTCGCTGGGTACCCCCATCAGCGAAGACGACCGGCGCGACATTCGCCGGATGACGGAGCTGCTTCGGCATCGCGGTCCGGACACGACGGGGTATTTCGAAAACGAAGACGTGTGTTTCGGCAACACGCGGCTTTCGATCATCGACCTGTCCGACAACGCCGGCCTGCCGATGACGAACGACGATCGCGGGGTGTGCGTCACGTATAATGGAGAGGTAACGAACTTCCGCGAGATCGCGGACGAGTTCGCGCTCGGCGAAAAGTACCCCTTCCATTCCACCTCGGACACGGAGGTCTTTCTCCACCTCTACGAGGAGCTTGGCGTCGAAGCCCTCTCGCGGCTTTCGGGGATGTTCGCCCTGGGCCTGTACGACAAGGCTCGCCGCAAGGTGTTCGTCGTCCGCGATTTTTACGGCATCCGCCCCTTGTTCCACATGACCGCCGGCGACCGCCTGTATTTCGCGTCCGAGATCAAGTGCTTCATGGACCTGCCGCGATTCGACGGCACGCTCGACAACGAGGCCGTCTTTCATTTCCTGTCGCTCGCGTACATGCCCGACGTACACACGCCCTGGGCGCAGGTGCGCGAGTTGCAGGGATCGAACCTGATCGAGATCGACCTGGCCGAAAAGCGGCAGACGCTGCGGCCGTATTACGAGATCCGCTACGCGCCCGACGAGTCGCTGACCGAGGCCGACGTGCGCCCGGAGCTGCACGCGCGCATGCGCGATTCCGTGCGCCGCAACCTGATCTCCGACGCGCCGCTCGGGCTGACGCTTTCGGGGGGCTTCGACACGAGCAGCATCCTGGCGCTTTGCCGCGAGCTTGGCGTCAACCGCGAGGTTCACACGTACTCGATCGTCATGGACGAGCCGAGCTTCGACGAGTCGCACTACCAAAAGATCATGGTGGATTTCGCGCGGCCGATTCACCACGAGATCCGCGTCGGCCCGCAGGACGTCGCCAAAACGCTCGTCCGGCACATGGCGTTCCTGGACGAGCCCAACGGAGACGGCGCGGCGATTCCGTCGTTCCTGCTCGCCGAGCACGCCCGGGAACACGTGCGCGTGCTTTTGTCCGGCGAGGGCGGCGACGAGATTTTCAACGCCTACGAGACGCACATGGCGTTCAAAGCACGGAAACTCTATCGGCGGTACGTGCCGGGGCCGATTCGCATGCTGGCCCGCAAGACGGCTCACGCGCTGCCGGTGTCGATGGAAAAATTGTCTTTCGATTTCGTGGCCAAGCGCTTCACCACCGGCGCGGAAATGAGCGCGCCCGAGGCGCATTTGTACTGGCGCCACGTGCTGACCGACGAGGACAAGCTTCGCCTGATGCCCGGCTCGGAGGCGTATCGGCCGACGCACGCCTTTTTCTCGGACATCTTCGACGCATCCGATTTCAAGTACGGGCTCGACAAGATTTCGCTGGTCGATATCCGGCAATACTTCATTGGCGACCTGATGGTGAAAAACGATCGCATGATGATGGCGCATTCCATCGAGGCGCGCTTTCCGTGGATGGACCGCCTGCTGCTGGAGTACGTCAGCACCATCCCGCCGCATCTGCGAATGAAGGGATTCACGCGGCGCTACGTGCAGAAGCAGGCGATGAAGGGCTCGGTGCCCCGGCGCATCTACCGGCGGCAGAACATGGGCCTGGAGATGCCGCATTCGATCTGGTTTTTCCACGGACTCAAGCCGGTGGTCGATCGCTACTTCACGAAGAAAAACGTCGAGCGGTTCGGCATCTTTTCCTGGCCGGTGCTAAAAGAGCTGCTCGACGATCACTGGGCGAAAAAAAAGGACAACGGCCGCGCGCTGTGGTGCATCCTCATGTACATGATATGGTTTGACCTGTTCGTGGAGAACAAGGATTTCAAGGACTACCTCGCCTGA